The genomic DNA CGCGGCAGATCGCTGAGCAAGTATTCCGTCGAAACAGGAACGGTGGCTGGTATAGCCACCGTTTTTATTATGGTACGGTCTTAGATCCTGTTTCGGGAGAACATATCGATGAGGCCCTTGTCGTATGGATGCAGGAGCCACGTTCGTACACCGGAGAACATGTGGTGGAAATCCAGTGCCACGGCGGGTACCTTGTCGTGCAGCGGATTCTCTCGATTGTGGTGAGGCAGGGTGCACGCCTGGCCGATCCTGGAGAGTTCACGCGACGCGCCTTTCTCAACGGCAGGCTGGATCTTATTCAGGCCGAGGCGGTGATCGACGTCATAAGAAGCAAGACTGACGCCGCGCTGGCGCTGGCCCAGCGACAGCGGGAGGGTGTACTTTCCAGACGCATCGAAGAAGCTCGTGAGGGCATCCTGCATTCACTGGCACTGGCCGAGGCATTCATTGATTTTCCCGAGGAGGATCTGGACGACGCTTCCTATGCCGAAATGGGACAGAGTGCCGGTAAGTCACTTGCTATCTTGCGGCAGCTTCTGGACGGCTTCGATGAAGGGAAGGTCCTGCGAGAGGGGGTATCTGTCCTCATCATCGGAAAGCCCAATGTTGGCAAGTCGAGTCTTCTTAACGCACTTCTGAAAGAGAAACGAGCAATAGTCACTTCTGTTCCGGGAACCACAAGGGATATAATCGAGGAGATTGTCAATATTAACGGTCTTCCTGTGAGGCTCGTAGATACCGCCGGCATTCGTGATTCCGATGATCAGGTTGAACGGCTCGGCATAGATCTCGCTCTTGAGAGAATTCCTCAGGCCGACCTTGTCATCTTCCTTCTCGACAGTTCCCGCCCTTTTGATACCGACGACAGGCTGCTGCTTGATCGTCTCGAAGGAATAAGATATATCGTCGTGTGCAACAAGAAGGATCTTCCTTCTCAATTGCATCTGCCTCAGGATGTCGCTGCTGCAGAAACGGTATCAATCTCTGCTTCCGATGGTGACGGTATCGAGGATCTGAAAAAAGCCATATATCGTGCTTTTATTCAAGGCACCGTTACTGACAGCCGGGAATCTGTCGCCATTTCCCATGCCCGGCACCGGGATGCATTGAGAAAGGGAGTTGAAAGTCTGGTTGCATTCCAGACCGGCCTGGCCTCCGGAAATGAGCTAGAGCTTCTTGCTGTCGATCTTCGCGACTCCCTTCATGCTGTTGGTGAAGTGACCGGAGAGACCACCCCCGATGAAGTTCTAGACCTTATCTTCACTCGCTTCTGTATCGGTAAATAATGAATGTTTCACGTGGAACATACGCCGCAAATCCGCAATGCAGGCGGTCTAACGCTGGGATACTGTATCCTTTTCCTTGCCGGAGATCCCCTGTTGCTGGTGGTAGACAATGATCTGTTACGACAAGGTATATGACGTTATTGTGGTAGGTGCCGGGCATGCCGGCTGTGAAGCGGCTCTCGCAGCTGCGCGCATGGGGTCTGTCACGCTGCTTCTCACGATAAATCTGGATGCAGTTGCTCTCATGTCGTGCAACCCGGCAATAGGTGGGCTTGCCAAGGGGCATCTGGTTAAGGAGATCGATGCGCTCGGCGGCGAGATGGGAAAGAACATAGACGCCACCGGCATTCAGTTCCGGGTGCTTAATACGAAGAAGGGGCCGGCTGTGCGTGCTTCGAGGGCACAGGCTGACAAGCAGCAGTACCGGCTACGGATGAAGCGGATTCTAGAAAGCCAGCAGCGGCTCGACCTGAAACAGGGTGAGGTGACTGGATTGCACCTGGAGGATGGAGAGGTGCGTGGCGTCGATACCCGCGCGGGTGTCAGATATGCCGGGAGAACGGTAATCCTCACTACGGGAACCTTCATGCGGGGGCTCATCCATATCGGGCTCACCAACTATCCCGGTGGAAGGGCTGGAGATCTTCCGTCAATCGGTCTTTCCGACCAGTTGCGCACGCTCGGCTTCTCCGTAGGCCGCCTGAAGACTGGTACGCCTGCCAGGCTCGACGGACGCACCATCGATTTCAGCAAGCTCGAACCGCAACACGGGGATGATCCGCCGGTTCCCTTCTCCTTTTCCTCCACTCGGATCGAAAGGGCACAGGTGCCGTGTCACATCGCCTACACCAACGAACGTAGTCATGACATCATACGTTCGGGCCTGGACCGGTCACCCCTCTATGCCGGCATTATCGAGGGGGTCGGCCCGCGCTACTGCCCCTCCATTGAAGACAAAGTCGTGCGTTTTCCGGAAAAGCCGCGGCATCAGACCTTCATAGAGCCGGAGGGTTTGGATACGGTGGAGGTGTACCCGAGTGGACTCTCCACATCCCTTCCGATAGACATCCAGTTTGCTTTCTACCGTTCCATCGTAGGGCTGGAGCAGGTGGAAATAATGCGCCCTGCTTATGCAATAGAGTATGACTATGTGGACCCCGTTCAGCTTCACGCAAGTCTGGAAACGAAGAATGTGCGCAACCTCTACCATGCCGGGCAGGTTAACGGTACGTCAGGGTATGAGGAAGCTGCAGCACAGGGGTTGATGGCGGGAATAAATGCAGCCCTGCGCATAAAGGGAAAGGCACCGCTGATACTTGATCGAAGCGACGCCTATATCGGTGTGATGATCGACGATCTCGTGACCCTCGGAACCAAAGAGCCGTACCGCATGTTCACTTCAAGGGCGGAGTACCGGCTCCTTCTCAGGGAGGACAACGCAGATTTGCGCTTGCGAGAGAAGGGGTATGCTCTCGGACTGGTTCCGGAGGAGGAGTATAGTCTCTTTCTCGTGAAACGGGAGAGGATAAAGGAAGAGCTCCTGCGCCTGCGGGGCACCAAGATTCTTCCTTCGGCAGCAGACCAGGAACTGTTGGCGGAGTTCGGGTTATCGGGGATGCAGAACGCCCTTTCCCTGGAGCAGCTGCTGCGGCGCCCCGATGTAGGTTTTACCGAGTTGGAAAGGTTCGACCCACACAGCTCCACCATTGAACCCGCCGTCCGCGAGCAGGTCGAGACACAGGTCAAGTACCAGGGGTATATAGAGAGGCAGCTTGATCAGGTTGAGCGATCTCGGAAATTCGAGCATACTCAAATACCGAAAGACTTCGACTATGCGTCCGTTTCCGGTTTCACGGCCGAGGTGCGGGAAAAACTTCAAAAATGGCGTCCGGACACGCTAGGGCAGGCTTCTCGTATTCCGGGGGTCACGCCTGCAGCAATCAGTGTCCTTTCCATCGCCCTTAAAGCCCGGAAAACAGGATGAACGATAAAGCAAAAGATTATCTTCTCCGGGGTGCTGCCGAGATTGGCGTGCAGCTTTCCGAGAAGGATTTGACGCAATTTTCTCTGCTTGCGACGGAGCTCAAGAAGTGGGGGAAGAAGATAAATCTCACAGCCATACTGGACGATCCGGGCATAGCGGTAAAACATTTCCTCGATTCCCTGACGCTTCTGAAGTTCCTGGAGGGTGGGGGGCGGCTTCTTGATATCGGGTCAGGAGCCGGGTTTCCGGCGTTCCCGCTGAAAATAGTCAGAGGTGGTCTTGATGTGGTTACCGTGGATGCCGTCGAAAAAAAAGTCATATTTCAACGGAATGTCGCACGGCTTCTGGGACTCCACAATTTTGAAGCGTTGCATGCTCGAGGTGAGGAGCTTTCCGGGAAGTACCCTGAGGGTTTCGACTGGATCGTGTCGAGGGCTTTTTCAGAAATCACCTCTTTCGTTGAAATAGCTCTTCCTCTCGTAAAGAAGGATGGTCTTATACTGGCGATGAAGGGGAGGGGAGGAGAGGAGGAGGCTCGTGACGCTGAACCGGCTCTTTCCGAGATGGGGGTGAGCGTACACGATGTTGTTGTTTTTCAGCTGCCGATTGCCGGAGATGCCCGCTCTATCGTAATAATGAGGCCAAGAAGAAGCTAATGGCCGCCATAAAAGCCGCAGGTGGTCAAATTTCAGCTGTGCGGGGTTTTGGGGTGCTGAAAATGCTGCGGCCTGCCTTGATTCCGAAAGAATGGATAGAGGCCATATTTGGAGTTTCGCCCTCCGGAGCCCCTGTTGACAAGGCTTTACGCTCTGCCGGAGCGCGTGGGGGGGCTGGAAGTGCCAATATCATGACTTCCGGCTGCTGAAGGTTGCACCTGATGATGCGCATGTTATGCTAGGTGTCAGGTGGTTATTAATGTGAAAAGTCAACAGGTGGAGCAGAGTGAGGTGGTGCTATGAAAACAAGGCTTTCTATAGTCTCATTGATGATCCTGCCGTTATTTCTTCTTTCGGCCTGCACTTCCTACAAAACTCAATATGCAGGATTCCTTCCCCCAGAGGGCTACCCCAATTCCCAAAACGTGAACGGGCTTGTAATCGGCAGTGAAGCCTACGCCGATAAAAGGAGCGCAGAGAAGGCTTTCGGCTTCGACATCAAGGGTGCGGGGCTCCTGCCGGTCCAGGTCGTACTTGAAAACAAGAGCGGCAAGAGCGTTGAATTCGTAGCGTCACAAACATTTCTTGTAGACCGGGAAGGGCGGTACTGGAACATAATCCCTACACGCGAGGCTTTAAGCCGGCTGGAGAAGTCGACGCAGATGGCGGCTTTCGTAGGGAAGGGCGCAGGAAAAGGGGCGGTGCTCGGAGGCCTTGCAGGGACTGTTCTGGGAGCTGCGTTCGGAATAGTCTCGGGACGCAGCATAGGCGAAGCAGCCCTCAGGGGAGGAGCGGTAGGAGCAGCCGGAGGGGCGGTTGTCGGCGGAGCTCAGGAGGGAACATCGGGGGAAAGAGAGTACAGGATCGCAGACGACCTGAGGGCGAAGAGCCTCGAAGGCAAAGCAATAGAGGATTCATTTCTCGCTAATGGATTCCTCTTTTTCCCTGCAGAGGCAACCAGTGCGAAAGAACTGCGGCTCCAGTACAGGGAGAAGGAGACAGGAGCAGTGCGTACGATCAACCTCAGGTATCCTGAAAAAACGGATAAGTAGCTGCCTGCCTGCAGGCAACAAAGAAGGGAGAAGGCATGAATGTGCGTATGATTGTGAAGTGGCTGCTGATGTGGGCCTGCGGAAGTCTGGCTGCGTGTGCCATCATAACTGTCAACGTTTACTTTCCGGAAAAGGACGTGAAGCAGGCATACAAATCGCTGGATGAAATGCTGCTGAAGCAGGGGGACTCGCAGGAGGGGGCGCAGCCAGGAACAGGAAGCGGAAACGGTGCTGAGGGAGAGAACAAGCCGCAGAGCTGGCTGCTATATAAAGGGGTATCCCTCTTTCTGGTAACTGAAGCGCATGCCGAGGAACCCGTAGCGGATCAGCTTGCGATAGAGATATCGAGCATGCCGGAAGTTCTCAAGGCATATGACGAGATGAAGGAGCGTTTGTCGCTGATGGACAGGCTCAGGGAGAGCGGTGCAGTAGGAGAGACGAAGCAGGGGCTGGTCAGTGTAAGGGACAAGGGGAAGCTTGGAGGGAACCAGGCGGCGGTGGAAGCAGAGAATTCGAACCGCAAGACGATCATAACCGCCATGGCGAAGGCAATCCTGAAGCTCAATAAGCAGCCCCAGGACTCTGCCGCACTGAACCAGGTGCTGGGGAAGGCTGCTGCCAGCTACGCCTCGACCAAGCAGGAGGAAGCAAAGACGGGCTGGTGGATCGAGCTGCAGAACGGGCGGTGGGTCCAGAAGCAGTAGCAGGTACAGAACGTCAGCATGTCAGAAAAGCCCGGGAAACCGGGCTTTTTCTTTATCCAATACCGGAGCGTCATTTAGACCGGCGAGGAGTCGGATGCAGAAGCTTTTTTCTGCACTACTTCAAACGATGACCTGGTGCAGGTCCCTCCGCCGGTACCTCCAGGCAAAAGCAGTTGCGCGGAAGAGCCAGTCGATGAGGAACACTCCCCAGACGACGTACAGGGAAAGGTGAAACACTTCTGCTGCAAG from Geobacter sp. DSM 9736 includes the following:
- the mnmE gene encoding tRNA uridine-5-carboxymethylaminomethyl(34) synthesis GTPase MnmE is translated as MYAKDTIAAISTPIGEGGIGIVRISGSHARQIAEQVFRRNRNGGWYSHRFYYGTVLDPVSGEHIDEALVVWMQEPRSYTGEHVVEIQCHGGYLVVQRILSIVVRQGARLADPGEFTRRAFLNGRLDLIQAEAVIDVIRSKTDAALALAQRQREGVLSRRIEEAREGILHSLALAEAFIDFPEEDLDDASYAEMGQSAGKSLAILRQLLDGFDEGKVLREGVSVLIIGKPNVGKSSLLNALLKEKRAIVTSVPGTTRDIIEEIVNINGLPVRLVDTAGIRDSDDQVERLGIDLALERIPQADLVIFLLDSSRPFDTDDRLLLDRLEGIRYIVVCNKKDLPSQLHLPQDVAAAETVSISASDGDGIEDLKKAIYRAFIQGTVTDSRESVAISHARHRDALRKGVESLVAFQTGLASGNELELLAVDLRDSLHAVGEVTGETTPDEVLDLIFTRFCIGK
- the mnmG gene encoding tRNA uridine-5-carboxymethylaminomethyl(34) synthesis enzyme MnmG gives rise to the protein MICYDKVYDVIVVGAGHAGCEAALAAARMGSVTLLLTINLDAVALMSCNPAIGGLAKGHLVKEIDALGGEMGKNIDATGIQFRVLNTKKGPAVRASRAQADKQQYRLRMKRILESQQRLDLKQGEVTGLHLEDGEVRGVDTRAGVRYAGRTVILTTGTFMRGLIHIGLTNYPGGRAGDLPSIGLSDQLRTLGFSVGRLKTGTPARLDGRTIDFSKLEPQHGDDPPVPFSFSSTRIERAQVPCHIAYTNERSHDIIRSGLDRSPLYAGIIEGVGPRYCPSIEDKVVRFPEKPRHQTFIEPEGLDTVEVYPSGLSTSLPIDIQFAFYRSIVGLEQVEIMRPAYAIEYDYVDPVQLHASLETKNVRNLYHAGQVNGTSGYEEAAAQGLMAGINAALRIKGKAPLILDRSDAYIGVMIDDLVTLGTKEPYRMFTSRAEYRLLLREDNADLRLREKGYALGLVPEEEYSLFLVKRERIKEELLRLRGTKILPSAADQELLAEFGLSGMQNALSLEQLLRRPDVGFTELERFDPHSSTIEPAVREQVETQVKYQGYIERQLDQVERSRKFEHTQIPKDFDYASVSGFTAEVREKLQKWRPDTLGQASRIPGVTPAAISVLSIALKARKTG
- the rsmG gene encoding 16S rRNA (guanine(527)-N(7))-methyltransferase RsmG, yielding MNDKAKDYLLRGAAEIGVQLSEKDLTQFSLLATELKKWGKKINLTAILDDPGIAVKHFLDSLTLLKFLEGGGRLLDIGSGAGFPAFPLKIVRGGLDVVTVDAVEKKVIFQRNVARLLGLHNFEALHARGEELSGKYPEGFDWIVSRAFSEITSFVEIALPLVKKDGLILAMKGRGGEEEARDAEPALSEMGVSVHDVVVFQLPIAGDARSIVIMRPRRS
- a CDS encoding glycine zipper family protein, with protein sequence MKTRLSIVSLMILPLFLLSACTSYKTQYAGFLPPEGYPNSQNVNGLVIGSEAYADKRSAEKAFGFDIKGAGLLPVQVVLENKSGKSVEFVASQTFLVDREGRYWNIIPTREALSRLEKSTQMAAFVGKGAGKGAVLGGLAGTVLGAAFGIVSGRSIGEAALRGGAVGAAGGAVVGGAQEGTSGEREYRIADDLRAKSLEGKAIEDSFLANGFLFFPAEATSAKELRLQYREKETGAVRTINLRYPEKTDK
- a CDS encoding DUF1318 domain-containing protein; the protein is MNVRMIVKWLLMWACGSLAACAIITVNVYFPEKDVKQAYKSLDEMLLKQGDSQEGAQPGTGSGNGAEGENKPQSWLLYKGVSLFLVTEAHAEEPVADQLAIEISSMPEVLKAYDEMKERLSLMDRLRESGAVGETKQGLVSVRDKGKLGGNQAAVEAENSNRKTIITAMAKAILKLNKQPQDSAALNQVLGKAAASYASTKQEEAKTGWWIELQNGRWVQKQ